A part of Citrifermentans bremense genomic DNA contains:
- the rph gene encoding ribonuclease PH → MRREGRAADALREVKITRNYLKHAEGSVLVEFGDTKVICNATVEAKVPSFLKGKGSGWVTAEYCMLPRATHTRNQRESAKGKLSGRTHEIQRLIGRSLRAVVDLELLGERSIVIDCDVIQADGGTRTASITGSYVALADALQSLVDGGELPKNPLREAVAAVSVGIVDGVPFLDLDYPEDSSAEVDMNFVMTSSMRFVEVQGTAEAEPFTLDQMDAMRSHAMLGLSRLFEIQQEALQA, encoded by the coding sequence ATACGCAGAGAAGGCCGCGCGGCCGACGCCTTGAGAGAAGTCAAGATCACCCGCAACTACCTGAAGCACGCCGAGGGTTCTGTCCTCGTTGAGTTCGGGGACACCAAAGTCATCTGCAACGCAACGGTCGAGGCGAAGGTCCCTTCCTTTCTGAAAGGGAAGGGGAGCGGTTGGGTCACGGCCGAGTACTGCATGCTGCCGCGCGCCACCCACACCAGGAACCAGCGGGAATCGGCCAAGGGGAAACTCTCCGGCCGCACCCACGAGATCCAGAGGCTGATCGGGAGGTCGCTGCGCGCGGTGGTCGATCTGGAGCTTTTGGGCGAGCGCTCCATCGTCATCGACTGCGACGTGATCCAGGCCGACGGCGGCACCCGCACCGCCTCCATCACCGGCTCCTACGTGGCCCTGGCGGACGCTCTGCAGAGCCTGGTCGATGGCGGCGAGCTCCCGAAGAACCCGCTCAGGGAGGCGGTCGCCGCCGTGAGCGTCGGGATCGTCGACGGCGTTCCCTTCCTCGACCTGGACTACCCCGAGGACTCCAGCGCCGAGGTGGACATGAACTTCGTGATGACCTCGTCGATGCGCTTTGTAGAGGTGCAGGGGACCGCCGAGGCGGAGCCTTTCACCCTCGACCAGATGGACGCCATGCGCAGCCACGCGATGCTCGGCCTCTCCCGCCTCTTCGAGATCCAGCAGGAGGCTCTGCAGGCATGA
- a CDS encoding right-handed parallel beta-helix repeat-containing protein codes for MPGFLLVGALCFGAPASAGTPPATAAPGAVEATQPRPEAQFTPSLRYGDRLLTEDTVWKGAVLVEGAVTVAPQATLTIEPGTVVRFGGKDPSGAVLVVQGRIAAEGTKESPIVFTSGFAVPAAGDWQGVMLLGSEKRNVFENCRIDGAQTGLEVIFSKLTLKNVRAERSKTGMRFQDALVVMEGGGSSDCDTGLSFSESESTLRDLHVIGNRKGVDAQRSSVYLQEGSLSMNGSAFSCDDCRVKLQGGAVSDNGRGITLYESEGAVTGVQVARNSDYGISLTSSRIRVTANHVTGNGNSGLLVFDGSSVAWDNAIYDNGYDLYNAGKEEFRAPGNWWGAAGPKIYDNGGAGKVLSAPRLAAPPEAGSK; via the coding sequence ATGCCGGGCTTCCTGCTGGTGGGGGCCCTTTGCTTTGGCGCGCCCGCTTCCGCCGGGACGCCCCCTGCAACCGCTGCGCCGGGAGCCGTCGAGGCGACACAGCCAAGGCCCGAGGCGCAGTTCACCCCATCGCTTCGCTACGGGGACCGCCTGCTCACCGAGGACACCGTCTGGAAGGGGGCGGTGCTGGTGGAAGGGGCCGTGACCGTGGCGCCTCAGGCGACCCTGACCATCGAGCCGGGGACCGTCGTTCGCTTCGGGGGGAAAGACCCCTCCGGTGCAGTGCTGGTGGTACAGGGGAGGATCGCCGCTGAAGGGACCAAGGAATCCCCCATCGTCTTCACCTCCGGCTTCGCTGTTCCCGCTGCAGGGGACTGGCAGGGGGTGATGCTCCTGGGAAGCGAGAAGAGGAACGTCTTTGAGAACTGCCGCATCGACGGCGCACAGACCGGGTTGGAAGTCATCTTCTCCAAGCTGACGTTGAAGAACGTGCGGGCCGAGCGGAGCAAGACCGGTATGAGGTTCCAGGATGCACTCGTCGTGATGGAGGGGGGCGGCAGCAGCGACTGCGATACCGGCCTTAGTTTCTCCGAGAGCGAGTCGACGCTGCGCGACCTGCACGTGATCGGGAACCGCAAGGGGGTCGACGCCCAGCGCAGTTCCGTGTATTTGCAGGAGGGAAGCCTTTCCATGAACGGCTCCGCCTTCTCGTGCGACGACTGCCGCGTCAAACTGCAGGGGGGGGCTGTGTCGGACAACGGCAGGGGGATCACCCTGTACGAGAGCGAAGGGGCGGTGACTGGCGTGCAGGTGGCGCGCAACAGCGACTACGGCATTTCGCTCACCTCCTCCAGGATTAGGGTCACGGCGAACCATGTGACCGGCAACGGCAACAGCGGGCTTTTGGTGTTCGACGGCTCCTCCGTTGCCTGGGACAACGCCATCTACGACAACGGCTACGACCTCTACAACGCCGGCAAAGAGGAGTTCCGGGCCCCGGGCAACTGGTGGGGGGCGGCCGGACCCAAGATCTACGACAACGGGGGCGCGGGGAAAGTCCTCTCCGCCCCGCGGTTGGCAGCACCGCCTGAAGCAGGTTCCAAGTAA
- a CDS encoding sensor domain-containing diguanylate cyclase, translated as MPECGCGTQKESLESQVKALKDLIEVAKAVVSTLDLDTVLQAILNSAMGLAETPAGSIALYYDAKRELSLHAHSGLTADFVKKERWEVAPGGLTEQVLAAGEIFLIEDTEKTPFFKNPIALNEGIRSLVCVPLIFQSRIVGILYLDDFKPREFDREKMNLLSILASFAAMAIHNATLHKRTKILAITDSLTGLHNHRYFKQYFRQEMGRAKRYHKPFSIIMMDVDDFKSYNDSFGHATGDRLLALMGEIILQTIRGVDVAFRYGGEEFIVLLPETKLDKAILAAERLRESVQVGTAKRPVDGAGRGVTVSIGVASYPENADKMDELFNIVDSLLYLAKRCGKNKVYHQESLQIPAP; from the coding sequence ATGCCAGAGTGTGGTTGCGGTACCCAAAAAGAATCGCTCGAATCACAGGTTAAGGCGCTCAAGGACCTGATAGAGGTCGCCAAGGCGGTCGTCTCGACGCTCGATCTGGACACGGTGCTGCAGGCCATCCTCAACAGCGCCATGGGACTTGCGGAGACCCCCGCCGGGAGCATCGCCCTTTACTACGATGCCAAACGGGAGCTGAGCCTGCATGCCCACTCGGGGCTCACGGCGGATTTCGTCAAGAAGGAGCGCTGGGAGGTGGCCCCGGGGGGACTTACAGAACAGGTGCTGGCTGCCGGTGAGATCTTCTTGATCGAGGACACCGAGAAGACCCCGTTTTTCAAGAACCCGATCGCGCTGAACGAGGGGATCCGCTCCCTGGTCTGCGTGCCGCTCATATTCCAGTCCCGCATAGTGGGGATACTCTACCTGGACGACTTCAAGCCGAGAGAGTTCGACCGGGAAAAGATGAACCTCCTCTCGATCCTCGCCTCGTTCGCAGCCATGGCGATACACAACGCCACGCTGCACAAGCGGACCAAGATCCTGGCGATCACGGACTCGCTTACCGGGCTGCACAACCACCGCTATTTCAAGCAGTACTTCAGGCAGGAGATGGGGCGCGCCAAGCGCTACCACAAGCCGTTTTCCATCATCATGATGGACGTGGACGACTTCAAGTCGTACAACGACAGCTTCGGCCACGCCACCGGCGACAGGCTGCTGGCCCTCATGGGGGAGATCATCCTGCAGACCATACGCGGGGTGGACGTCGCCTTCCGCTACGGAGGGGAGGAGTTCATCGTGCTGCTGCCGGAAACCAAGCTGGACAAGGCAATCCTCGCGGCCGAGCGCCTGCGCGAGAGCGTGCAGGTGGGCACAGCGAAGCGGCCGGTCGACGGGGCTGGACGCGGCGTCACCGTCAGCATCGGCGTGGCGAGCTACCCCGAAAACGCGGACAAGATGGACGAGCTGTTCAATATCGTCGATTCGCTCCTTTACCTTGCCAAGCGCTGCGGCAAGAACAAGGTATATCACCAGGAAAGCCTACAGATCCCCGCGCCATGA
- a CDS encoding YceI family protein codes for MKKIFASIAAIAALALPVIASASTWNIDPDHSNIGFKVRHLMVSNVKGSFEKHRGVLELNDKDITKSKVSVTIDTASVNTNVAKRDEHLRSADFFDAAKYPTMTFTSKKVAKAGKGKLKVTGDLTLHGVTREVVLNVEGPAKESKDPWGNLRSGVVGSTKINRKDFGLVYNAALETGGVAVGEDVDITLEIEMIKAK; via the coding sequence ATGAAAAAGATATTTGCATCCATCGCAGCCATAGCAGCACTGGCACTTCCCGTCATCGCCTCCGCCTCCACCTGGAACATCGACCCGGACCATTCCAACATCGGCTTTAAAGTGCGCCACCTGATGGTCTCCAACGTCAAGGGGAGTTTCGAAAAACACCGCGGCGTCCTGGAACTCAACGACAAGGACATCACCAAGTCCAAGGTTTCCGTCACCATCGACACAGCATCGGTCAACACCAATGTCGCCAAGCGCGACGAGCACCTGAGGAGCGCCGACTTCTTCGACGCCGCCAAGTACCCGACGATGACCTTCACCTCCAAGAAGGTGGCCAAGGCCGGCAAAGGCAAGCTCAAGGTGACCGGCGACCTGACCCTGCACGGCGTGACCAGGGAAGTGGTGCTGAACGTTGAAGGACCGGCCAAGGAGAGCAAAGACCCCTGGGGCAACCTGAGAAGCGGCGTTGTCGGCAGCACCAAGATCAACCGTAAGGATTTCGGCCTCGTGTACAACGCGGCCCTTGAGACCGGCGGCGTCGCAGTAGGCGAGGACGTCGACATCACCCTTGAAATAGAGATGATAAAGGCGAAATAA
- a CDS encoding XTP/dITP diphosphatase, giving the protein MKELLVASGNKGKLREFEKLLEGVVETILSPAGFPGLPEVEEDGDTFESNALKKARSAALFTGKPVLADDSGLCVDYLGGRPGVYSARFAGEGAGDAANNALLLQEMAGVPQAERTGAFHCVIALCLPDGSCQTFDGMLKGEILEAPRGEGGFGYDPLFLVPEYGQTFSELPMEIKNAISHRGRAMQMLKEALQKRESFLR; this is encoded by the coding sequence ATGAAGGAGCTCCTGGTAGCATCGGGGAACAAGGGGAAGCTGCGGGAATTCGAGAAGCTTCTGGAGGGGGTGGTGGAGACCATCCTCTCGCCCGCCGGTTTCCCGGGGCTTCCCGAGGTGGAGGAGGACGGCGATACCTTCGAGTCGAACGCGCTGAAAAAGGCGCGCTCGGCGGCGCTTTTCACCGGTAAGCCGGTTCTGGCCGACGACTCCGGGCTCTGCGTCGACTACCTTGGGGGGCGCCCCGGCGTCTACTCCGCGCGCTTTGCCGGGGAAGGGGCGGGAGATGCCGCCAACAACGCGCTCCTCTTGCAGGAGATGGCAGGCGTGCCGCAAGCAGAGCGAACCGGCGCCTTCCACTGCGTCATCGCCCTTTGCCTGCCGGACGGAAGCTGCCAGACCTTCGACGGCATGCTGAAGGGGGAGATATTGGAGGCGCCGCGCGGAGAGGGGGGATTCGGCTACGATCCGCTCTTTCTCGTTCCCGAGTACGGGCAGACCTTCTCGGAACTCCCGATGGAGATCAAGAACGCCATCAGCCACCGTGGCCGCGCCATGCAGATGCTGAAAGAGGCGCTGCAAAAGAGGGAGAGTTTCTTACGCTAA
- a CDS encoding MarR family winged helix-turn-helix transcriptional regulator, which yields MAEKKNSYRALNTYTKLMRASESVTSRVGRKMSEAGLTISQFGVLEALFHKGAMCQRDVAAKILKSTGNITLVIDNLEKQELVRRERSLEDRRYYTVVLTDKGRALIEVVFAGVEAAIVSEMSILTEQEQETLGELCKKLGIREGQG from the coding sequence GTGGCAGAGAAAAAAAATTCATATCGCGCACTGAACACCTACACCAAGCTGATGCGGGCTTCCGAGTCGGTAACCAGCAGGGTGGGTCGGAAGATGTCCGAAGCGGGACTCACCATCAGCCAGTTCGGGGTCCTCGAGGCGCTGTTCCACAAGGGGGCCATGTGCCAGCGCGACGTGGCCGCGAAGATCCTCAAGAGCACCGGGAACATCACGCTCGTCATAGACAACTTGGAAAAGCAGGAGCTGGTCAGGCGGGAGCGCAGCCTGGAAGACCGGCGTTATTACACCGTCGTTCTCACCGACAAGGGACGGGCGCTGATAGAGGTCGTTTTCGCAGGGGTCGAGGCAGCCATCGTGTCGGAGATGAGCATCCTGACCGAACAGGAACAGGAAACGCTGGGAGAGTTGTGCAAGAAACTTGGAATACGGGAGGGACAGGGATAA